A region of the Pirellulales bacterium genome:
ACGCCCGTGAGAGAGAGAGCGAGGGAACGACAATCGGACGTGGCGCAGGGGGGACGCTGCGCATCGTCTCGCTCTGTCGTTCCCTCGCTTCCTCGCTCCGTCTCTCCCTGAGCGCGGCGACGATCTTATCCGTCAAGTCCGGCGTCTGCGCGCCGCCCAGGGCTTCTTCCAAACAAGCTTCCAGAATCCGGTCGTTCACGGGCCCCGCCTTTCGCCGGCCAAGTTTTTTTCGATGCACTCGCGAAGCTGCTGTTTGGCCCGCTGTAACAGGTTCTTGGCACCGTCTTCACTCAGTTCCAGTGCCGTGGCGATGTCGGCCCGCGAGGCCTGCCGGCCGAACCGCAGATCGAGGGCCTGCCGTGCCCGATCGGTCAGCTTTTGCAGACACGCGCGCAAGGCGTCCATCAGTTCTTGGCCGTCGTCTTTGGCCGCCCAGCGCAGCCATGCGGCTTCGGCCTCGTCCAACTCGGTGGTGGCCACGGCGCGGCGCCGGCCGGAGAGGAACAGATTGCGGGCGACCTGCCGCAAGTAAGCGGCGGTGGCCTGGCGGTTATAGTCTTGAAACGGTTTGGTGAGCACGGCCAAAAAGGTGTCTTGTGTCAAATCATCAGCTTCGGCGGCCGGGCAACCCAGCACTCGCAAGTAACGCCACACGCCGGTTTGATGTTCGCGGACCAGCCGGGCCACATCGAGCGGCAAGGCGTCGCCATTGACCGCATCGCCTTGGACCGCATCGCCTTGGACAGTGGGCGAGTCGGGCCCTGGCGGGGCGGCGGCGCCCGTGGTAGCCGGTTCGTTCGCCATTGACCTTAAAGCGCCGGAAGGGCCGAAATGTACTCAAAGAAAATGCCAAAAAGTTGCCGCACGGCATAAGTCATTGTAGCAGCGAGCTTTGCGGACTGCAGTCGCTTGTTCGGCGACATTTCGATAATATGGAAGTCGGTGCAAAACCATTCTTTCCACGGTGATTCATGACCGCGATCAGCACTGGATTGAGCTCGGAGCTTACGGCTACCGTGCAAAGCCTCGCGTCGCGCGTCGAATCGCTTGAGCGTACGCGAGGCGAGGCCGCCACAGGTCGATGCGCGCCTGGGCGACCCGCGAGCGGTAGACACACGACGTGATCGAAATCGAACCCGACGGCTTCTCGATCGTTCCGCATGTCATCGACGGTCGCCAAGCGGATCTGTTAATCGCAGCCGTTGATAAGCACCACCCTGGCCGTGCTGCGGCCTATGGGCGACGAGACCTGTTGAGCGTGCCGGAGGTCGTCGAGCTCGCGACTTCAAAAGGCATCCGGGCGCTGGTGGTGCCGGTGTTGGGTAAGGCGGCTTTTGCGGTCCGCGGGCTGTGGTTCGACAAATTACCCCTGGCGAACTGGAAAGTCGCCTGGCACCAAGATCTGACGATTGCCGTCCGACAGCGTGTCGACGTGGCTGGCTTTCAGGCTTGGTCGGTCAAGGATGGTG
Encoded here:
- a CDS encoding phytanoyl-CoA dioxygenase family protein; this encodes MIEIEPDGFSIVPHVIDGRQADLLIAAVDKHHPGRAAAYGRRDLLSVPEVVELATSKGIRALVVPVLGKAAFAVRGLWFDKLPLANWKVAWHQDLTIAVRQRVDVAGFQAWSVKDGVPHVQPPAEVLERMLAVRIHLDDCGQRDGPLRVIPRSHGSGRLSAAAIEQWKQTGQERACCVPQGGALLMRPLLLHSSSAADHPGHRRVIHLEFASGELPGGLEWHTRLL
- a CDS encoding sigma-70 family RNA polymerase sigma factor; its protein translation is MANEPATTGAAAPPGPDSPTVQGDAVQGDAVNGDALPLDVARLVREHQTGVWRYLRVLGCPAAEADDLTQDTFLAVLTKPFQDYNRQATAAYLRQVARNLFLSGRRRAVATTELDEAEAAWLRWAAKDDGQELMDALRACLQKLTDRARQALDLRFGRQASRADIATALELSEDGAKNLLQRAKQQLRECIEKNLAGERRGP